Proteins found in one Ovis canadensis isolate MfBH-ARS-UI-01 breed Bighorn chromosome 20, ARS-UI_OviCan_v2, whole genome shotgun sequence genomic segment:
- the LOC138425392 gene encoding chorionic somatomammotropin hormone: MAPASSHREHQWICNLVRGSRLLLLLVVSNLILCQGQAQHPPYCRNQPGNCQIPLQSLFDRATTVANYNSKLAGEMVNRFDEQYGQGINSESKVINCHTSSITTPNNKAEAINTEDKILFKLVISLLHSWDEPLHHAVTELANSKGTSPALLTKAQEIKEKVKVLVEGVEVIRKRIHPGEKNEPYPVWSEQSSLTSQDENVRRVAFYRLFHCLHRDSSKIYTYLRILKCRLTSCET, from the exons ATGGCTCCAGCATCCAGCCACCGTGAGCACCAATGGATTTGCAACCTTGTTCGAG GGTCCcgcctgcttctgctgctggtgGTGTCAAATCTAATCTTGTGCCAGGGTCAGGCACAGCATCCACCATACTGTCGAAACCAACCTGGAAACTGCCAGATTCCCCTTCAAAGCCTGTTTGACAGAGCAACAACGGTGGCTAACTACAACTCTAAGCTCGCCGGGGAAATGGTCAACAGATTT GATGAACAGTATGGCCAGGGCATAAACTCCGAATCCAAGGTCATCAACTGCCACACTTCATCCATCACCACCCCTAATAACAAAGCAGAAGCTATAAATACAGAG GACAAAATCCTGTTTAAGTTGGTTATCAGTTTGCTACACTCATGGGATGAACCTCTGCATCATGCAGTCACAGAGCTGGCAAACTCAAAAGGAACCTCACCTGCTCTCTTGACAAAGGCTCAAGAGATTAAGGAAAAGGTCAAAGTACTTGTAGAAGGTGTGGAAGTGATACGAAAAAGG ATTCATCCTGGAGAGAAGAACGAGCCCTATCCAGTGTGGTCAGAACAGTCCTCCCTGACATCACAGGATGAGAATGTGCGCCGAGTTGCTTTTTATAGACTGTTCCACTGCCTACACAGGGATTCAAGTAAAATTTACACCTACCTCCGGATACTTAAGTGCCGATTGACCTCATGCGAAACCTAG